The following is a genomic window from Calliphora vicina chromosome 5, idCalVici1.1, whole genome shotgun sequence.
TCAGCCAGAGCAAAGACTCTATGACTTAGtggcaaattattttgaaacggAGAATTTTGGTGTGAAGTTATTGCCGGTCATAGAATCAAAGGATGACTTACGGGCTCGGAAAATTATGAACGAAACTACAGTTAAGATTGATGGTAGATTCCAAACTCGGCTCTTGTGGCGTGAAGATGATGTTGTGTTGCCTGATAGCTACTCCATGGCTCTAAATAGACTTGTTGGTATTGAGCGAAAGATGAATAGAAGTCCTGAATTTGGTGCTGCCTACAAATCCATCATGAGGGATTATTTGTCCAAGAGGTATGTACGTAAATTGTCGCCTATTGAAGCTGCTGATTTGTGCCCCAGGACTTGGTATCTTCCGCATTTTGGAGTGATTAATCCTAATAAGCCAGGAAAAATTCGTTTAGTATTTGATGCTGCCGCAACTGTTGAAGGTGTTTCCCTGAATTCTAAACTGCTAAAAGGCCCGCAGCAATATAAGCCTCTGCCAtccgttttatttaattttcgagTTGGTGCTGTAGCAGTGTGTGGGGACATCAAAGAAATGTTTCACCAAGTTATTGTAGCTCCTGAAGATAGATGCTCTCAAAGATTTCTTTGGCGTGAAGACACTAGAGAACCACCTGATTCTTATGAAATGCTAGTCATGACTTTTGGTGCTGCTTGCTCGCCTTGTGTAGCCCATTATGTCAAAGAAACAAATGCCCTAAGCTATAGTGATAAATATCCTCGTGCAGTGAAGTCGATTGTTGATCATCATTATGTAGATGATTTTGTGGATAGTTTTCCGACGCAAGCAAGGGCCATTGAGATTGCCAAACAAGTGCGCGACATTCATAAATCAGCTGGGTTTGAACTACGTAATTTTTCATCGAACTCTTCTAAAGTAATTGTGGCTCTTAAAGGTACAGTGGAAAGTCCGGTGAATTTTTCAAGCGATGTCAACCAGCTACAATCAGAGAAGATACTTGGTATGTATTGGCAACCTAAAGATGATACTTTCAGGTTCAATTTGAAGTTCCACAACGTGAATGCTGATGTTATAGAAGGTATGAGGTGTCCAACAAAACGCGAGCTTTTAAGTGTGGTTATGTCCGTTTTTGATCCACTTGGTTTCCTGAGCTACTACATGATAACGGCAAAGTTACTGATGCTTGAAGTTTGGAGACACAATATACGATGGGATGATGCATTGCCCGGAGAATTAAACGAGATGTGGAATAATTGGCGCCAAGAGCTACAAAATGTCATCCATGTTAAAGTGCCtcgattttattttagaaatggtGTTCCTTCTCGCCTGGAACTACATGTTTTTGTCGACGCTAGTGAAGATGCATTTGGTGCCGTGTCATACTGGAGGTCTATAAATGCTGATAATAAAATTGAAGTGACTTTTGTAGCTGCAAAAACTAGATGTGCTCCTCTGAAAGCAATGAGTATTCCTCGGCTCGAACTTCAGGCTGCTGTATTGGGTACTCGTTTGATGGGTACAATTTTGAAGGAACATTCCATTAAGGTATCAAGAATCGTTTGCTGGAGTGATTCAACCACCGTAGTTAGTTGGATTGGATCTGAAAGCCGAAGATATAAACCCTTTGTTGCCCATAGAATTACTGAGATTCTTGATTCTACTAGCCCAGCAGATTGGAGATGGCTGCCAACAAATCTTAATGTTGCCGATGAAACTACAAGAATGAAAAGCCAGGTTAATTTTTCAGATGATTGCCGCTGGTTTACGGGACCTAAATTTCTATACGAATATGAAGATGAATGGCCAAAAACACAAGAAATACCTACTTGTAGCCTAGACACTGAAGAACTTCGTCCCAAATTTGCTTTGCTGGTAAATACCCCTGTTGTTTTTGAATTCGATAGATTTTCatcatatttgaaattaaaacgtACGATTGCCTGGGTGTTACGTTTTATAAATCGTTGCCAAAAGAAGATTGGTCCTGAAGAAGGAAATGGTTTAACTACTGCAGAGTTAAAAAGTGCTGACATTTGTCTTTGCCGTCAAGCCCAACGAGAAAAATTTAGcgctgaaattgaaattattaaaaatgaaggAACTTTGCCCAAAAGTAGTGAGTTGTATGCCCTGACTCCATATATGGCTGAAAATTCATTACTTCGAGTTTATGGTCGTGTGGATGCAGCTAGTTGGTTACCATTGGATATAAGGCGTCCGATTATATTACCGTCGTTTCATCCTGTCACCGAGTTGTTTGTGGCCCATGTACACGAAAAAATGaaacatcaaaattttgaaGCTACAGTTTGTGAAATTCGAAGATCATTTTGGATTCCCCGCCTTAGAAAAATTTTACGTAAGCGTGTTTctaattgttttatttgcagATTTCGTGGTCCATTGCCGGTGCCACCACTTATGGGTTCTTTGCCAAAAGACAGATTGACGCCATATATTCGTCCATTTTCCTACACTGGATTGGACTATTTTGGTCCACTCATTGTAACCATTGGTCGTCGCCATGAAAAACGCTGGGTGGCCTTATTTACTTGCCTGACCATAAGAGCCATTAATTTGGAAGTCGCTTTCGATTTGTCAACCGATGCGTGTATTCTTGCCATACGCAATTTTATAAATCGACGTGGCTTGCCTACAAGACTGAGGAGCGATAATGGTACAAATTTTGTTGGTGCTGATAAAGTTGCCAAGAGATTCAGTGAAGTATTTGATGTGGCTCGAATTCAAGATGAACTTACATCTAAAGGTATAGACTGGCAGTTTAATTGTCCACATAATCCTGCAGAAGGTGGTGTATGGGAACGGATGGTCCAATGTGTAAAGCGTGTGTTGCAGTCAACTGTGAAAGAATCCGCCCCTCGTGAACACACACTGCAAAGTTTCCTGATTGAAGCGGAAAATATTGTGAATTCCCGTCCGTTGACACACTTGCCGTTGAGCCACGAAGATGAAGAACCACTAACGCCTAATCATTTTTTGTTGGGTTGCCCTAATACAACACAAACTCCTGCCGGAGCAAAAGAAGAACAGTCTGTTGTACTAAAAAAGCAGTGGCGCATTTCCCGTCAGCTACGTGATCATTTCTGGAACAGGTGGATAAAAGAATATTTGCCCACGTTGACTAGACGCTCCAAATGGTGTCAACGTACGAAGCCTATTGCTATTGGTGATTTGGTTCTAATTTGCGATCCAGCCGTGTCCCGTAGAGATTGGAAACGAGGCAGAGTGGAAGAGGTGTTTATAGGTAGAGATGGTGTTATTCGTCGTGCTGATGTACGTACTAGTACAGGAATACTAAAGCGACCTGTTTCCAAGCTTGCTGTCCTTGATTTGGAGTAGTGAATCGTAGCCGATCCACGGGGGTGGGGATGTCGCCGAATGGCTCATAAGCgagctgaaattttattatttgttttattaattctctttattatttgtcattgtataattttgtaattcatttaaaatatttatttgaagttATATGGCGTCCTGTGAGCAGccttaatgttttgtttatttgtcttatttacctatttgttagtgaagattatgtattagttgttgttcttttttacATTGATCTCACTGCAGTGCTTTTGTTTCGTTAAGTTGGTACCGTTATTTTTAATGTGTTATACACATAAATAACTAGTGgtccaaataaaataataatttaaagtaaAGTCAGTTCATAAGGGAAAAGCACTGCGGTAAGTAGTTGAAcattatttgtatttcttttatttaattttaataatttttttaatagaaataaacgcACCGTGTCGCACCGCACATTGctgcaaattatttaaaaatgtttgtgtctTTTTTGGTGTTGTTAAATTCGCCCCTTATGGACGACCATCGCAGCCAGCGATAACACCGCATGTGAAAATAATCCACAATTTCACTAAAATGGTCGTATTTGTTCCAACCATCCCAGAGTCCACTGTGACTATCATTTTGAATTCATGaatgtactattttaaaaatcttgtattcACAAAAGAACCAccttttgacaaattcatagatcatggaaatttatttacatgtgtaattttttgtcgaatgtgtaatttaggtatgggtcatgtgtagtttataattttctggGTGACAACACTGCACTTCACACTTATTCtcatgaaaaaattgttttttttttttctttttttgtaaataaataaatttaattaaaactatattttttataaagaagCGAGTTGAATTAAGAATGCaattgtgttaaaaatattccattaaaGTTTCACAATTTAAGAAAAACCGTTCATGTGGTCCCAAATCTACAAAATCTGTCTGCAGATTTACAAGACATGAATACATACTCTAACATGctttgtcgaattttgtatattCTGAATGatacaaaccaaaaaattataattgcgtttttttactaaatattttaatatacatacatattaaaaaaaatttaaaattaaaagggtagaaatttatgaaaaatatgtatatcagaATATTGCATTTGCATTATGAATGCACTTTTAAAAGAGATCATATTTATGGATCCTGAATCAACAAAATCCGAACACAGATTTACAAGATATGAATAAATAAACTTATACACTTTGtcgattttttcaattattaattCGCAATtggtaaataaaatcaaaatttaaaaatagcaatGATCTAATTTTACATGTGTGTCAAAAATTAACAACATCTGAAGAGCCTAGGTCTTCATAAGAACCTGTGTACATTTTTGGGTGATGTACGGTGGAATTAATGTTGTatatattatgttttatttgtattacaattaaaaaaattaataaaactgaCCTAACAAAATTTAACGCTTATCAAGACtaaataataacttttaattacacttaaaatgtgtatttattttttaatttcagtcgaaatatttgtttattgatGATGGTCCGTTTTTACCATCGTTGGAACACTTGGTGGAGCATTTTATGCGATTTGCTGATGGTTTGCCAGTAAATCTCAAATATCCTGTTGTACCAAAACCAAAACCACCCTTGCCATTATTTTCTACAATGCCGAGATCAAGTCATAAGAAATCATCTGATGCCATACTTGTGCCACAAAATATACAAAGTTCAACTGATGAAGGTTCACAGAATATTCTTCAAAATTTGCCACAAAAACACACGCAAACGCTAGCAACAATTCATCAtcacaacaatataaaaaagaaatcaaaagaACACACGAACTCAGTATTTAGCACTTTACGGCTACGAAGTCCTAAGAAATCAAGCCTATTGGAGAGTATGAGTACATTGCGTAAAAATAAACAGAAGCAAAAGTTTCATTCAGTCGAAGATAAAAATAGTATTGGCTTAAACGACGAAGAACAATTGAAACAAGCCGAGACTTTATTAAAGGGTCTATCATTTTCAACAGAATTTTCAGGTCTGAACACAAGCGCAGAGAGAAGTGATGAATTTTACAACGTCCCAAAAAACAATTCAGCTATTGataaaaatgctatactgaaaGAAATTCAAGATGCCAGTTCTAAAATCTCATCAACTTGCTCAAAtctagaaattgaaaaaaagactGATGAAGAAGTTGAATATTTCACTAAAAGTGATTTAGTTATTGAACGTGAACGCAGCAATAAAATTTGCCAAAGGTACAACAATAATGTTttatagtaatagtaatagttttatggtaatgttttattattatttttatcgatCATAGTTCACTTCTTGTACCAAATGCCAACGGATACATACCAACGGTTGACATTAGAGTATTCATGGAACATAATGATGGTGATGTAGAATACATTTCGAAAGATATTTTGGAAGCTTCTGCAGCTGAATTGCGAGAATTTTCCAAACATCCGGAACGTCTTGATTCTCTAATATCTACAACATCAACTGAAAGTGCtatcggtcgctatttaaaccGACAAACCAGTAACTTATCCACAACAACACAAGTTGCAGAGTCTGCTTGTGCCCTCGCAGGTGTTGATGTCGCAAAACCAAATTATCTTATATCGCGAGATTGTTTAATACTTGATTCTATTGTGGGGGAGGGTGAATTTGGCTCTGTTTATAAGGGATTTTTACTACAAAGAGATATTGAATCTGGTGCGGAAGTTAAACGTCGTGACGTTGCCATTAAAACTCTACGTGATGAACATTGTCGCAGCAATAAGCAAGAATTTTTACGCGAGGCCTCCGTAATGATACGCCTTAAACATCATTGTATTGTTCAGTTAATCGGCATATCAAAATCCGAAACATTAATGATGGTTCAGGAATTAGTTCCACTTGGTTCTATGTTGCACTTTATATTGGATCACAGGGACAAAATAAATccaaattatgaattaaaattatgGGCATCTCAAATTGCTTGtggtatgtatttaaattgtcTATATCCTTAGAACTgtactaaattaaattattttaggtATGCAATATTTAGAACAACATCATTTTGTTCATCGTGATTTGGCAGCTCGAAATATTCTACTTGCTTCTCGTAATCAGGCTAAAATAAGTGATTTTGGCTTATCACGCGCATTAGGCAATGACAATGAGTGTTATCAAGCCAGTCAAGGTGGTAAATGGCCTATCAAATGGTAAATACActgttgtataaaatattttatatttttatctacGTAGAATAGACCGGACCATAAAAAAAAGcatatatttaacaattttgattactATTATAAGTGTGTATATTAGATCAACTAGAAATCAAGAGTTTTTATTACGAAATAGCAATACGGTGTGAGTCGCTCTAATATATGTCATAGTTGAGGATAGTGCACAAATTTTCAGTTTCCACTAACAGATAGTGATATGTAGTAGAAAATTTGTACTTGATGTTTAGTGGTGAGTGCAAAAATATCAGCCTCACTAAACTATTGTTATAGTTAAGTTGAaaaattgttcaataaaatttatttagagaaatattttttctttactagtgcaaacaaaaaatcaacactAAAGAAAGATTGAGTTAAcagtttattatattttattaactaattaaAAACTTGATACCAATACTGGATTatagagatgagcgatatttccatacctgtgatttaattaccgttatttaaaaatcacttttatattttcaacattcaGTGGTAATAACAGTTACTGACAGTCGTTCTTTCATAGTTTTTAACATACTGTTAAAGATTATTAAATGATGAAATTCACCAAACAGAACAAGTGTTGAtctattttgtttttcgttttagtaactgttttttttacaaaatttcttttaggcgcataattttatttataaattcataaaaatccacctcatagttgttgttgttgttgtaacagttcgACTGTACCCGATTGTTCTTTCCTGAAATTATAAGagtgaatattttaattatttgtgttgATGTCAGTAGGTGGAAGTGGGAGCTGGAGAAACTGCGCCACCTCAGTTGGTCTTAACCATAGGTCTATGGGGCGCAAATTTGTAGACCTGGTGggacaattaaataaatgtattgtatCGTGAGGACTTTGATGACAGGCGGGGCAACGGTTTAAAGTGCCAGGAACGATACGTTCTCGGTAGCAGTTGAGGAAACTGCACCAACCGGCTCTTAATTGTGCTAATATAGTTCTTGTATGCCTTGGTAATTGTCTCTCACAATCCGATATCGCAGGGGGGTGTTCATTTAGGACTCTGTTGCATGTGTAGCCATTAATGGCTTCAGTAACCGCCGTTTGATGCAACAATTTCCGAGCACTTGCAATAGACAATCTGTCGACGTCCGATGGTATGACGTCTTGGATGTCGCTGCGAAAGTGTCGAAAGTCCATCCGGATGTGTCGGGGAAGTGGATCCTGCATCAGAATCTGATGGTTGGGGTGACTCGGCAGATGGCATGCCAACAGGAACTGTCTAGTCAACAACACATTATGTTGTCTGACCGACAGTAACCTGGTCTCCTCATGTAGATGATCCACATTCGTCATCTTGACACAACCGGTTGCGATCCGGAGAGCATTATTTTGGGCCGTTTGTAAACCTCGCCATTGGGTGTCACTGAGGAAAGAGGTCCATACTGGGGCAGCATAGTTGAGAAGAGAGCGACCAATTGCCTTGTATGTCGCTACAATCGTCTCTTTGTTCATGCCCCAAGAGGTGCCAGCTAGAGCTTTaaggaccttgttcctatttttAACCTTTTGGTTGATGTAGGTTGCGTGCCTTGAAAAGTGAAGGAGGCTGTCGAAGACTACCCCTAAAATTTTCGGGTTTTGAACCGTGGGGATAGTTCGACCTTCGACTGAGATGTTGAGCGCCGTCCTTACTTCTTTAGTCCAAGAGGTGAAAAGGGACACCGAGGATTTCGGAGCAGATAACCTGAGTTTGCGTTCCTGAAAAAAGTCTGTTATGGTGGCCAGGTATCGGGTGATTTTGGCACTTATGTCGTCGATGTTGACACCTGATGAAATTATAGTGCAATCATCTGCATACGACACCATAGAGACATTTGGGGGGGGGTTCAGGTAGCTTGGCAAGATATATGTTGAAGAGCATCGGTGATAGTACTCCTCCTTGTGGCACGCCCATCTTTATCTTGCGGTATTTTGATTTCTGGCCTCTGAACTCGACAAACGCATGTCTTCCACATAGATAGTTGGCTATCCAGCGTTTGACATCATTTGGGAGTGTGGAGTTCACGATGTCATTAATCAGTATCGAGTGATCGACCGTATCGAATGCCTTGGATAAATCCAGTGCGGCGACGATGGTACGTTGACACGGTCGTTGCTGATTGAGGCCATTGGCGATCTGGGAGGTTATCTGAGTTAGAGCCGTTGTTGTGCTATGCGCTTCCCTGAATCCATGTTGATGTGTGGCGAGCGGGAAATGCTCTTTCAGAGTGGGTAATAGTAGGGATTCTAAAATCTTTGCTATTGGTGACAATAAGGAGATGGGGCGGTATGATTCTCCTAGGGTAGCTGATTTTTCCGGTATTAGAATTGGGATAACTCGAGCCACTTTCCAGATATCTGGAATCACCAAATGGTGAATCGAGAGATTCAGAAGGTGGGTGAGATATTCCAGACCTACTTTACCGAGCTTCTTTAGCATTATCATTGAGATACCATCCGGACCTAGAGCTTTAGAAGGTTTCGATTTGGAGATAATGAACTCGACTTCACGGGAGGTGAAGGAGCGTGGCTGAGGATCTCGAGTAAGATTCTTAGTTCTCCGAACTATAGTCCTTTTGGTCCGGTTCTGCGTGGCGGGGTGTTCAATAAATTGCCTGCAGAATTGTGTTGCGCATTTCTTGGCATCTGTATGTTGCAAGTTATTAAACGTAATAGCAGCGAGGTTTTGATTTCGATTATTGTTTCCAGATAGACTTTTGATAGTAGACCATAGCGATTTAGAGTCAGTTGAGCAATGATTCAGGTGGTCCAACCATTTGTTGCGGCGATATTCGTCGACGATAAAGTCAATTTCAGCCGTCAACTGCTCAATTTGCTCATTAGCTGGATTGCTAGCACGCAGGAGATCGCGTTCTTGAGCCAATCGTGCTGCCTGTGATGGAAAATTTGGTCTAATATTCGGTATTCTTCCTGCGGGGATAAAGCGCCTTACCGCCTGAAGGACTATCTTTCTAAAGATTGCTTCACCCCTTCTGGCACATGTGGGGGCGGCAAGTGACGTAGTGTATCGTCTATGTAGTTCGTAAAGCTGTGCCAGTCAGCTTTGTTGTAGTTAACGAACGTGCGCTTATCTGGCTCCACAAAGTCGCTAGACTTCTCTACTGTGATCAAGATAGGGATGTGATCGGAGTTTAATGCCGTTTGGGCTTGCCAGGTGGTGTGGGCAAGAAGCGACATGCAGACGATGGAGATGTCTGGGGAGCTTGAACATCGAGCAGTTATTCTCGTAGAGAGGTCTTCGTTAATTGCAGCGAAGTCCGAGTCGTCTATCTGGTCTGATAATGAAATACCGCGTGGATCGTTTGGTAGCTGGGAGTACCAACTCTCGTGATGAGCATTGAAATCACCAAGTATTATTCTGTTATCTCCTTGCAAAAGGTGTGCTATGCTGGGATGATAACTAGTCCCAATGCTGTTTACGGGTGGATTATATACATTGACAATTTCTAACTCAATATCTCCAGTTTTTATTGAGATGCTCATTACTTCCAGGTAGGGGTCAGGAGAGGGGGAGGGGGGTGGTACTGTCAATGTATAATTGACGCTTCGCTTTATGATAAAAGCAAGGCCACCACCATGATCACGTTCCCTGTCTTTCCGAATGATGTTGTAATCACTGGAAGCCGAGAGTCTACAATCCCTGGTTAGCTTCGTTTCTTGAATGGCGGCAATGAGGATGTTATTAACATGCATAAAATTGGTGATTTCCACGACCTTATTTCTAAGACCATTACAGTTTAACTGCATGATCTTAAACGATACTTGGGAATCCCCGATATGCAAAGGCCGCCGGGTATGGTGCTGATGGGGTGGTATATTTAATATACTTGGCAGTTGAGGTGGAGTTCTTGCCGGGGTTTGTTGTTGTAGTAGAGGCAGATGTTGGGGTGTCTGCACAACACTGTGCGGGGTGAATTGCACAGGTGAGGCTGGGGTGGCAACTGTCGCCGGGGGTATGTTTATGCAACAGGGGGCTAAAAAGCTATTACTCCAGTCCTTGTGCGAGCGTAATCCAGAGCATCTTCTCATATGGCACCAATTTTTACAGCCGTTGCACTGAATTGATGTTATATTCCTTCTAATTACGTCCTGACAGACAGAACATGTCCATTGATTTGAACAGGGTCTGCTGTGTCCGGGGGTTGGGGATTGGACAAAATTTTGTCCGGGGGGTGGAGTTTGGACACGGGATTGTGGGATCGTAATTATGGGGGTAGTGCTGGGGTTTTGAGGCTGCGTACTACAACAAGATCCTACGAAGCTGGGGTTCCAGTCGCGGTGACTGGTGAGTCCTGAGCACCTTTTCAGGTGACACCAGTTATTACAAACGGTGCATTGTACTGAGGTGGTGTTACGCATTATGCGTTGTTGACATATTGAACAGAGCCAAATACTGGGACCTGGATTCTGTTCAACGCCGGCTATAATTAAAAGGATTTTGAGCAAAATTGCCGACATGTTTTGCTCACCTGGGGAAAAAACTTGGTTTGTACAGCTGTCGATATGATTCGGGTCGTTCCGGAACGGAGATCCAATTGTCGTGGGAACGCACCTCATAGTTATATGACTTTGCTTAATTCTGTTATTTTCCTATCTTCTTTAACGATGTTTTTAAAGCagtaaatattaatattcagccttatcatgtaaggcgtagtcgttttacgacaacgacagtttcgtactagattaaagaaattattcaacctgtttcattaatctagtacgaaactgtcgttgtcgtaaaacgcctacgccttacatgataaggctgattaacaagtaagacagctatattcggctgtgccgaatcttatataccctacaccaaattatacttcaaaataaaaatttgaaatatttttaggtaaacaaaatttttttttttttccaaagttgttttttaattttttagaaaaattataccTAATGTATTCTTCTTAACATTGTTATTTTGCTTAACATAGACAAAACGTGATCACggtcactgtttaaaagaacagttatttataaatcacgttcactgagaacgacgttcttcaaaaatccCGGGATCGCCCATCTCTATTGCATTATAACTAACAAAATCAAAGAAAAGGCAAcagtaatacaaaaaatacataatatagAACATTTATTTGCTTTACTAAGTTGGAAGAGCGTCCAACACACTATAATCTcagtcaaattaaaaattttcaattttgaacaCCACTACAGTAGAAGAttgacaaaaacaatttttttttagtattcttGAGATAaacatgcatttattatttttaccacTATAGTTTGCTTAGTGGTAGAGATGACATGCTACACTATCACTAAGATGGTGAAAAAGGGATAgatcaaatttataatttaaatagatTATGGCAAAATCCcattaaaaattagattttgttcGGACAGATCTAAACGGACTATTAAGCCCAAAGAATAAcattaagcctttttgtaatggatttaaatcaatgaataatttAGTTATTACTTGTTTGTTATTA
Proteins encoded in this region:
- the Shark gene encoding tyrosine-protein kinase Shark; protein product: MNRDEHLTWFHGKVSREYAEELIRSEVSEDGTFLVRESNTAAGDFVLTLLYQGEVCHYQIRRHGEDAFFSIEDKVKILHGLDMLVEFYQQAANGLVTKLTKHIRKDLPPNDTRSHGSTNLLHRAVMNNNHVVVSELLKCGYRNVDAKNQHGQTAMHLAALHGDQTMLNLLLNAGVSVNCMDTDNYMPLHYACRHQPASFIRTLIVANANIQGRNIKNGYVPLHEAAKHGNLEAVEELLAVKAPLLPRTSMGEFPIDLAKEANHREVVSFLEAYKLGPANTIRSQWYHGTLTRDEAVNVLKCFSTKMQKERLDSSTGSAEVDESKADQNFDTSGCFLVRFSERKSAGSGYVLTLLFDNVAKNFIISQSSKYLFIDDGPFLPSLEHLVEHFMRFADGLPVNLKYPVVPKPKPPLPLFSTMPRSSHKKSSDAILVPQNIQSSTDEGSQNILQNLPQKHTQTLATIHHHNNIKKKSKEHTNSVFSTLRLRSPKKSSLLESMSTLRKNKQKQKFHSVEDKNSIGLNDEEQLKQAETLLKGLSFSTEFSGLNTSAERSDEFYNVPKNNSAIDKNAILKEIQDASSKISSTCSNLEIEKKTDEEVEYFTKSDLVIERERSNKICQSSLLVPNANGYIPTVDIRVFMEHNDGDVEYISKDILEASAAELREFSKHPERLDSLISTTSTESAIGRYLNRQTSNLSTTTQVAESACALAGVDVAKPNYLISRDCLILDSIVGEGEFGSVYKGFLLQRDIESGAEVKRRDVAIKTLRDEHCRSNKQEFLREASVMIRLKHHCIVQLIGISKSETLMMVQELVPLGSMLHFILDHRDKINPNYELKLWASQIACGMQYLEQHHFVHRDLAARNILLASRNQAKISDFGLSRALGNDNECYQASQGGKWPIKWYAPESYNNGIFSHASDVWSFGVTLWEMFSLGEPPYGDILGREAIQLIERGQRLPTPLLCPDNIYEIMLNCWNYKPKDRPTFRYLTDFFARDPDYQNILELIKTENIS